CTCCGGCGAGTTCGTGGAGATCTCCTGGGACGAGGCGCTGGAGACAGCGACGGAATGGCTGGGCGAGGTCAGGCAATCCGATCCCAAGAAACTGGCCTTCTTCACCGGGCGCGACCAGTCGCAATCGTTCACCGGCTTCTGGGCGCAACAGTTCGGCACGCCGAACTATGCCGCGCATGGCGGGTTCTGCTCGGTCAACATGGCGGCGGCCGGCATCATGACCATCGGTGGGGCATTCTGGGAGTTCGGCGCGCCGGACTGGGACAGGACAAAACTGTTCGTGATGTTCGGGGTCGCCGAAGACCACGATTCCAACCCGATCAAGATGGGCATCGCCAAGCTGAAGAAGCGCGGGGCGCGGTTCGTCTCGGTCAATCCGGTGCGCACAGGCTACTCCGCCGTCGCCGACAACTGGATCGGGATCAGGCCCGGCACCGACGGGCTGCTGATCCTTTCCCTCATCCACGAGCTGCTGAAGGCGCGGCGCATCGATGTCGGCTATCTGCAGCGCTACTCGAACGCTTCCTGGCTGGTGATCGACGCGCCGGGCACTTCCGAGCACGGGCTGTTTGCGCGGGACGGCGACGGGAAGCCGCTGGTCTGGGAGTCGGTCACCGAGCGAGCGGTCGCGCATGGAGCGCCGGGCGCGCAGCCGGCGCTGCACGGGCGCTTCGACCTCGGCGACGGCCGGCATGCGAGCCCGTCGTTCCAACTGCTCGCGGAAAAATACCTCGATCCGAAATACGCGCCGGAGAAGGTGGCCGCCGAAACCGGCGTCGACGCCGACACCATCCGCGGGCTTGCGGCCGAAATCGGGCGGGTCGCCTTCGACGAGGCGATCACCGTCGAGCAGGGCTGGACCGACATGAAGGGCAACCGGCACGACAGCTTCGTCGGGCGGCCGGTCTCGTTCCATGCCATGCGGGGCATCTCCGCGCACTCCAACGGCTTCCAGACGGCGCGGGCGCTGCACATGCTGCAGGTGCTGATCGGCGCGGTGGACTGCCCCGGTGGTTTCCGCTTCGAGCCGCCTTACCCCAAGCCGGTCGAGGCGCACCCGACGCCGCACGGCAGGGCCGAGCATTTCGGCTCGAACAAGCCGCTTTCCGGGCCGCATCTCGGCTTCCCGCGCGGGCCGGAGGATCTGCTCGTCGACCAGGAGGGCAGGCCGAACCGGCTCGACAAGGCGTTCTCCTGGGATGCGCCATTTTCCGCGCACGGCCTGATGCACATGGCGATCGCCAACGCCCATGCCGGCGATCCTTATCCCGTCGAGGTGCTGTTCCTCTACATGGCCAACATGGCCTGGAACTCGTCGATGAATACGGCCGGCGTCATCAGAATGCTGGAAGACAGGGACGAGGCGACCGGCGAGTACAGGATCCCGAAGATCATCTATTCGGACGCCTATGCCTCCGAGATGGTGGCCTATGCGGACCTCATCCTGCCCGACACGACCTATCTGGAGCGGCACGACTGCATCTCGCTCCTCGACCGTCCTATCTCCGAGCCCGACGCGGTGCAGGACGCGATCCGCTGGCCGGTGGTGGAACCCGACCGCAATGTGCGCGGCTTCCAGACGGTGCTGTTGGACCTCGGGGCGCGGCTGCGGCTGCCGGCGTTCGCGGACAGCAGGGGGCACGCGATCTACAAGGACTATGCGGACTATATCGTCCGTCACGAGCGGCGGCCGGGCATCGGTCCGCTCGCCGGTTTCCGCGGCGCGGACGGCGACCGGGCGGGGCGAGGGGCGGCCAACCCGGACCAGCTCAAGCGCTATATCGAGAACGGCTCCTTCTTCGTCACGCACATTCCGCCGGAAGCGCAGTTCTTCAAGCACGACAACAAGGCCTACCAGGACTTTGCCGTGCGCATGGGCTTCTTCGATCAGCCCCAGCCGGTGACGTTCCAGCTCTATCTCGAGCCGCTGCAGAAATTCCGCCTTTGCGCCGAGGGTGTGCGCGAGCCGGTTGCGCCGGTGACCCACCGGCAGCGCATCCTCGACACCTTTTCCCCGCTGCCAGACTGGTATCAACCCTTCGAGGAGGCGGCGGTTTCGTCTGAGGAGTTTCCCTACCACGCGATCACCCAGCGGCCGGCGGCCATGTATCACTCCTGGGGATCGATGAACGCCTGGCTGAGGCAGATCCACACGAAGAACGTGCTCTACGTGCCGGCGGCGATCTGCGACACGGAGGGCTTGCAGAAGGGGGACTGGGTCTGGGTCATCTCGCATCACGGCCGCATCAAGGTCGAGATCGCGCGGATGGAGGCGGTGAATTCGAGCACCGTCTGGACGTGGAACGCGATCGGCAAGCGCGGCGGCGCCTGGGCCTTGGACAACCGAGCGCCGGAAGCCAGAAAAGGCTTCCTGATGAATCACTTGATCCACGAACTTCTACCGCCGAAGGGCGACGGAATGCGGTGGTCGAACTCGGACCCGATCACCGGTCAGGCAGCCTGGTACGACCTCAGGGTGCGGATTGTGAAGGCGGAGCCGGGCGAGGTGAGCGAGCCGCATTTTGCTCCGCCCGGTGAGCCCGCGCCCACCGGCGGGCGGCCGGCGGAACTACGCTACGGTCAGGAGTGGGCGCGATGACCAGCCTCCCATCTCTACCGACGCCGAAAAAGCTCGGTCTTGTGATCGACCTCGACACTTGCGTGGGCTGCCATGCCTGCGTGATCTCCTGCAAGGAATGGAATACCGGCGGCTACGGCAGCGCACTTTCGGACCAGGACCCTTACGGGCCGGACGTTTCCGGCACGTTCCTCAACCGTATCCACAGCTTCGAGGTGACGCCGGAAGGCGGCCAGGTCATCGGCGAGGCGGGCGATGCGCGCATCGTCCATTTTCCAAAGTCGTGCCTGCATTGCGAGGATGCGCCCTGCGTCACCGTCTGCCCGACCGGCGCATCGTACAAACGCTCGGCCGACGGCATCGTGCTCGTCGACGAGGACAAGTGCATCGGCTGCGGGCTGTGCGCCTGGGCGTGCGCCTACGGCGCGCGCGAGATGGATCTTGCCGCCGGCGTGATGAAGAAGTGCACGCTTTGCGTCGACCGCATCTACAACGAGACGCTGGAAGAGATCGACCGCGTGCCTTCCTGCGTGCGCACCTGCCCGGCCAATGCCCGCCATTTTGGCGATCTCGCCGATCCCGCATCGGACGTATCGATCATGGTCGCAGAGCGCGGCGGCATTGACCTGATGCCGGAGCAGGGGACGCGGCCGGTCAACAAGTACCTGCCGCCGCGGCCGCGCAAGCCGCTGGCGCAAAGCGCTCCGGCGAAGGCAGGCCATGATACCGCCGGCGCAACCGGGTTCTTCGCCTGGCTCGACGGCGTGCTCGAGAGGATGTGAAGGTCACGTTTCCCGATGCATCCAGCGCTTTCCATCATCGTCTTCTCGACGTTTTCGGGCCTCGGCTACGGCCTTGCGGCGGTGCTCGGGCTGGGCCTGCTCGATCCCGCCGATGTGGCGACCAAGGTGGCCCACTTCATCGCGCTTGCCCTGATCGCGGGCGGATTATTGTCCTCCACGCTTCATCTGGGCAATCCGCAAAGGGCCTGGCGCGCGTTCTCGCAGTGGCGGTCGAGCTGGCTGTCGCGCGAAGGGGTACTCGCAGTCATCGCCTTCGTGCCGCTGTCGTGGTCGGCGATCGCCTGCTGGTTTTTTGACCTCTACCAGCCGCTGCCCGGGATCGCGGGCGCGCTGCTCGCCGCCGCTACGGTCTACTGCACATCGATGATCTATGCCTCGCTCCGTTCCGTCGATGCCTGGCACACGCGCCTGACGCCGGCGTGCTACCTGCTCTTTGCCGCGGCAGGTGGCCTCACGCTTGCCAGCGCCTTCGCCTTCGCCGGGGTCGGCCCGGCCGGCGCCCTGTCGCTCGCGGCGCTGCTGGCGACGCTCGCCGCGTGGGCCGTCAAGCGGGCGTGGTGGCGGCGGCTGGATACGCTCACGCCGCTCTCAACGCCGGAAAGCGCGACGGGACTGGGACCTATCGGGAAGGTGCGGCTGTTCGAGCGCCCGCACATCAACGAAAATTACCTCACGCGGGAGATGGGCTATCGCATCGCCCGCAAGCATGCCGACAAGCTGCGCCGTATCGCGCTGGGGAGCGGCGCGGTTCTCCCCGCCGCGGTGCTGGCGCTACTCGCGCTGTTCGGGACAGCAGGCGGTGTAATTTCGGTGCTGGCCGCGATGCTCGCTGCCTTCACCTTCCTGGCGGGCGTGTTCGTGGAGCGCTGGCTGTTCTTCGCCCAGGCGCGGCACGCGGTGATGAATTATTACGGCGGCTGAAGGGCAAGCTCGACCAAGCGCCGGATCGTCGGTCCAGCGGTGGCGGCCCCCCACTCCGTCTCGCCCTCCGGGCTCGCCACCTCTCCCCCAGTTTGTAGGGTAGAGGAAGGGCGTCGAGCGTTGCCTCCGCTCTTCCTCTACCCCGTCGAGCGGGGGAGAGGTGGTTTGCGAAGCAAACCGGAGTGGGGGTCGACCTTGTCGCCACCACCTACGGGTGACCACGGCAGGTCGACGCTCAGCGCGCCTTCGCCGGCGTCAGCTTCCAGCGCTTGTGGAACCACATCCACTGGCCGGGATGCTCCCGCACCCAGCGTTCCACGATGTCGTTCAGCAACTGTGCGGTCGCCTTGGCGTCGATCTCCCCACTCGCATCGCGCGGCAGCTCGACCTTCGGCTCCAGTTCGAGCCGGAAACGGTTGCCGGGGAGGCGGATGCAGCGGGCCGGGTAGACGTCGGCGTCATACTGGCGCGCCAGCTTGGGCACCAGGGGGCTCGTCTCGCACTCGCGGCCGAAGAAGGTGGTCCTGATGCCGTACTGGAATTTCTGGTCAACCAGCACGCCGATGGCGCCGTTATCCTCCAGGATGCGTGCGAGCGTGAAGGCGACGCCCCTGCGTGAGGCGAGCAGGCCGCTCATGCCGTTGCTGCGCGCCTTGAAGATGTATTTCGCCAGGAACGGGTTGTTGGGCGGCCGGAACAGGAAGGAAGCGCCGAGGCCATAAACGGTGCCGGCGATCGCCAGCATCTCGAAATTGCCGGTGTGGCCGGTGATCGTGATGCGCGGCTTGTCCTGGTTCGCCAGCTCGATGAAGCGCTCGACGCCGACGACCTCGACCCGGCCGATCTTGTCGGAAAACGGCTCGAAATCGAACAGGGTGTCGAGGAAGATGTATTCGGCCGCCAGCCGCGCCATGTTGGCCCACATGTCGGAGGCGATCTCGTCGATCTCGGCTTCCGACTTCTCCGGAAAAGCCTGGCGCAGGTTGTCCAGCGCAACGCGGTGCCGGCCGACCTTTGGGCCCACCCAGCGCGCCGCCCTGTCGGCGAAGTCGAGCGCCTTGTCCGGCGGCACGCGCCGCAGCAGGCTCAGCACGCCGATGGCGAACTGAGCGATGACCCAGTAGTTCGCGAGCTTCAGCCACTGGCCGAGCCGCACGAGCAGGCGACGCATCAAGCGACCCGGAGGATGATCTTGCCGAAGACGTCACGGCCTTCCATACGCTTCAGCGCCTCGCCGATGCCATCGAAATCGACCTCGGTGTCGATCACCGGAGAAACGATGCCGGCGGCCATCTTCTGCATGGCGTCGGCCATGTTCTCCATGCGGCAACCGAAGGAGCCGAGGATTTTCAGCTGCTGCTGGAAGAGCTGCATCAGGTTCATCGATGTCGAAACGCCGGAGGTCGAGCCGCAGGTGACAAGGCGTCCGCCGCGCTTGAGGCAGAGCATCGAGCCAGCCCAGGTATCAGCACCGACATGCTCGAAGACGACGTCGACGCCCTTCTTCTTCGTGATCTTGCGCACGAGGCCCTCAAAACGGTCCTCGCGATAGTTGATCACGTGGTCGGCGCCCAGCGCCTTTGCCTTCTCGATCTTGTCGTTCGAGCCCACCGTGGTGATGACCGTGCAGCCCATGCGGCGCGCGAGCTGGATTGCGGCGCTGCCGATGCCTGAGCCGCCCGCGTGGACGAGGATCGTCTCGCCCGGCTGCAGCTTGGCGTTGTCGAAGAGCATGTGCTCGACGGTGCCGAAGGTGACGGGGGCGACGGCCGCGCCGACGTCGGTCACGCCGGGCGGGGCAGGGACGAGCAGGCGCGCCGGAAGGTTCATCTTCTCCTGCGCAAAACCGTCGAGATGGAAGCCGTGCACGCCGCCGACGTTCTCGCACAGATTGTCGCGCTTCTCGCGGCATGCCTTGCAGAGGCCGCAGGTGCGCGCGCCGAAGATCGAGACGAGCTGGCCGGGAAGCAGGCCGGACACGCCGGGGCCGACCGTCTCAACGACGCCGGATGCCTCCGCGCCAATGACCAGCGGCATCTTGCGCTTGGCGAACGCCATGCCACGCCAGCCCCAGACGTCGATGTGGTTCAGCGCGACGACTCTGATGGCGACGGTCACCTCGCCCTGAGCGGGCGGGGGCGGTGGCGGGAGGTCGACGGCTTCGAGCCGGCGGTCTTCGACGAGTTGCAGTGCGCGCATGGGCCTTCCAGATCAATGAAAGGAGTGCGCTTAGACCGCTTCTCTCGCCATGACAAGGCAGGCGTTCTGGCCGCCGAAGCCGAACGAGTTCGACAGGACCAGCGAAACGTCGGCGTTGCGCTTCACGTTCGGCACCACGTCGAGGTCGATCGCCGGGTCCGGATTGTCGTGGTTGATGGTCGGCGGGATGACGCCTTCGCGCATGGTCATCAGCGAGAAGGCGGCCTCGATGGCGCCGGCGGCCGAAAGCGTGTGGCCGATCATCGACTTGTTCGACGAGATCGGGATCTTCTTCATGCGCTCGCCGAACACGGTCGAGAGGGAGAGGTGCTCCATCTTGTCGTTCTCGGGCGTCGAGGTGCCGTGCGCGTTGACATAGCCGATGTCGTCGGCGCTGACGCCGGCATCGGCGAGTGCGGCGTGCACGGCGGCGATTGCCGGCGAGCCGTCGGGCTTGGAGCGCGTGCGGTGGAAATCGTCGGCCTTCTCGCCGCAGCCCTTGAGGATGCCAAGAACGGTTGCGCCCCGGGCTGTCGCGCTTTCCAGGGATTCAAGCACCAGCGCCGCTCCGCCCTCGGCCATGACGAAGCCGTCGCGGTCCTTGGAGAAGGGTTTCGAGGCTTTTTCGGGGACGGCGTTCTGGGTCGACAGCGCCGAAAGCAGGGAGAAGCGGATCAAGGCTTCCGCGGTCGCGGACCCATCTGCGCCGATGGCCAGCGCGCGGTCGGTTTCGCCGCGTCGGATCGCTTCGACGCCTAGCTGGATGGCGGTGGCGCCGGAGGCGCAGGCAGTCGAGAGCGTCACCGGCAGGCCGGTGACGCCGAACTTGTCGGCCAGGCGGTCGGCGATCGCCGCGAAGAGGGTGGTCTCCTCGATGTCGCGGCTGTTGAGGGCGCGGGCGGCGGCGAAGAGGCGCTCATAGCCGTTGCCCTCGGCCTGCGAGGCGTAGAGCGCGAAACGGTCCTGCCAGCCGAGCTCCACCGGCGGCGACGCCAGGAACAACGGTCCGCCGAAATCCCCGGAGACGCCCGATTCGGCAATCGCCTCGGCCGCCGCGGTCTCGGCGAGTTCATAGGTGAGCGCCGACGCGCCCTTGCTGCTCGACGGCAGGAAGTCGACCATTCCGGCGATGGTGGTGTTGAGGTGCTCGACCGGGAAGCGCGAGATGCGCCGGATGCCCGACTTGCCGGAGGTCAGCGCCCGCCAGTTGTCGGCCTTGCCGACGCCGAGCGGCGTCACCATGCCGATGCCGGTGACGGCGACGATCGGACGCCCGAGATGGTCTCTGTGCTTCTGCGCCATGGCTGCCTCGCAGTCAGTCCGCCCTGGTCACGAGGGCGACGCCCTCGCCGGAGTTGTAGCCGATCATCGACGCCAGCGCCGCTTTCGGCGCGCCTGCGAAGGAGGGTTCGCTTGCGTCAAGGGCTGGATAGGCCGCACTCCGCTCCACCGCCATCGCGGCGAGCGCGACGGCAAACGGAAACTGCGCTTCCTGTAGGTGGCCGATGGCCGTGGCCATCCCGCGAGGGCGCAGGCTTGGCCGGGCGTCAAGCGCCTTGCGCTCTGCCTCGATCGCGAGCTTCGCTCCCGATCCGGCGGACACGACAAGCGTTTCGCCGTCGGCCGGCGCAGCGCGATCCAGCAGCTTGCCCAGGGAAGCTGCAAGGTCGTCGGCGTTGCGGCGTGCGCGCGCGGCAACGATCGTCGCCAGCCGCCCATAGATCCGCGCGCCCCGTGCCTTGGCGTGTTCCGCCGATTCAAGGACGAGGAAGGCGCCGCCGGAGCCCGGTACGATGCCGCCGCCCTTGGCGTCCGAGCGCGACCAGACCGGCGCAAAGGCGTCCTGGTGCAGGTGTCCACCGAGCGCATAGCCCATGATCATGCTGCGGTAGGTCGCCTGGAACGCGCCGCCGACCAGCGTGATCTTGGACTGGCCCGACGCAATGCGCGCCACCGCGGTCGAGAGCGCCGAAATGCCGGCCGCATCCTCGCCCATGAAGGTGCGTGACGAGCCGGTGACGTTGTGGACGATCGAGATGTTGCC
This portion of the Mesorhizobium shangrilense genome encodes:
- a CDS encoding molybdopterin oxidoreductase family protein, with the protein product MQAEPHLELSAPVGDEVRKTTCYMCACRCGIDVHLKDGKIRYIEGNRDHPVNKGVLCAKGSAGIMQHYAPARLKAPMKRVGPRGSGEFVEISWDEALETATEWLGEVRQSDPKKLAFFTGRDQSQSFTGFWAQQFGTPNYAAHGGFCSVNMAAAGIMTIGGAFWEFGAPDWDRTKLFVMFGVAEDHDSNPIKMGIAKLKKRGARFVSVNPVRTGYSAVADNWIGIRPGTDGLLILSLIHELLKARRIDVGYLQRYSNASWLVIDAPGTSEHGLFARDGDGKPLVWESVTERAVAHGAPGAQPALHGRFDLGDGRHASPSFQLLAEKYLDPKYAPEKVAAETGVDADTIRGLAAEIGRVAFDEAITVEQGWTDMKGNRHDSFVGRPVSFHAMRGISAHSNGFQTARALHMLQVLIGAVDCPGGFRFEPPYPKPVEAHPTPHGRAEHFGSNKPLSGPHLGFPRGPEDLLVDQEGRPNRLDKAFSWDAPFSAHGLMHMAIANAHAGDPYPVEVLFLYMANMAWNSSMNTAGVIRMLEDRDEATGEYRIPKIIYSDAYASEMVAYADLILPDTTYLERHDCISLLDRPISEPDAVQDAIRWPVVEPDRNVRGFQTVLLDLGARLRLPAFADSRGHAIYKDYADYIVRHERRPGIGPLAGFRGADGDRAGRGAANPDQLKRYIENGSFFVTHIPPEAQFFKHDNKAYQDFAVRMGFFDQPQPVTFQLYLEPLQKFRLCAEGVREPVAPVTHRQRILDTFSPLPDWYQPFEEAAVSSEEFPYHAITQRPAAMYHSWGSMNAWLRQIHTKNVLYVPAAICDTEGLQKGDWVWVISHHGRIKVEIARMEAVNSSTVWTWNAIGKRGGAWALDNRAPEARKGFLMNHLIHELLPPKGDGMRWSNSDPITGQAAWYDLRVRIVKAEPGEVSEPHFAPPGEPAPTGGRPAELRYGQEWAR
- a CDS encoding 4Fe-4S dicluster domain-containing protein — protein: MTSLPSLPTPKKLGLVIDLDTCVGCHACVISCKEWNTGGYGSALSDQDPYGPDVSGTFLNRIHSFEVTPEGGQVIGEAGDARIVHFPKSCLHCEDAPCVTVCPTGASYKRSADGIVLVDEDKCIGCGLCAWACAYGAREMDLAAGVMKKCTLCVDRIYNETLEEIDRVPSCVRTCPANARHFGDLADPASDVSIMVAERGGIDLMPEQGTRPVNKYLPPRPRKPLAQSAPAKAGHDTAGATGFFAWLDGVLERM
- a CDS encoding dimethyl sulfoxide reductase anchor subunit family protein, which gives rise to MHPALSIIVFSTFSGLGYGLAAVLGLGLLDPADVATKVAHFIALALIAGGLLSSTLHLGNPQRAWRAFSQWRSSWLSREGVLAVIAFVPLSWSAIACWFFDLYQPLPGIAGALLAAATVYCTSMIYASLRSVDAWHTRLTPACYLLFAAAGGLTLASAFAFAGVGPAGALSLAALLATLAAWAVKRAWWRRLDTLTPLSTPESATGLGPIGKVRLFERPHINENYLTREMGYRIARKHADKLRRIALGSGAVLPAAVLALLALFGTAGGVISVLAAMLAAFTFLAGVFVERWLFFAQARHAVMNYYGG
- a CDS encoding lipid A biosynthesis lauroyl acyltransferase; its protein translation is MRRLLVRLGQWLKLANYWVIAQFAIGVLSLLRRVPPDKALDFADRAARWVGPKVGRHRVALDNLRQAFPEKSEAEIDEIASDMWANMARLAAEYIFLDTLFDFEPFSDKIGRVEVVGVERFIELANQDKPRITITGHTGNFEMLAIAGTVYGLGASFLFRPPNNPFLAKYIFKARSNGMSGLLASRRGVAFTLARILEDNGAIGVLVDQKFQYGIRTTFFGRECETSPLVPKLARQYDADVYPARCIRLPGNRFRLELEPKVELPRDASGEIDAKATAQLLNDIVERWVREHPGQWMWFHKRWKLTPAKAR
- a CDS encoding zinc-binding dehydrogenase, with translation MRALQLVEDRRLEAVDLPPPPPPAQGEVTVAIRVVALNHIDVWGWRGMAFAKRKMPLVIGAEASGVVETVGPGVSGLLPGQLVSIFGARTCGLCKACREKRDNLCENVGGVHGFHLDGFAQEKMNLPARLLVPAPPGVTDVGAAVAPVTFGTVEHMLFDNAKLQPGETILVHAGGSGIGSAAIQLARRMGCTVITTVGSNDKIEKAKALGADHVINYREDRFEGLVRKITKKKGVDVVFEHVGADTWAGSMLCLKRGGRLVTCGSTSGVSTSMNLMQLFQQQLKILGSFGCRMENMADAMQKMAAGIVSPVIDTEVDFDGIGEALKRMEGRDVFGKIILRVA
- a CDS encoding beta-ketoacyl-ACP synthase yields the protein MAQKHRDHLGRPIVAVTGIGMVTPLGVGKADNWRALTSGKSGIRRISRFPVEHLNTTIAGMVDFLPSSSKGASALTYELAETAAAEAIAESGVSGDFGGPLFLASPPVELGWQDRFALYASQAEGNGYERLFAAARALNSRDIEETTLFAAIADRLADKFGVTGLPVTLSTACASGATAIQLGVEAIRRGETDRALAIGADGSATAEALIRFSLLSALSTQNAVPEKASKPFSKDRDGFVMAEGGAALVLESLESATARGATVLGILKGCGEKADDFHRTRSKPDGSPAIAAVHAALADAGVSADDIGYVNAHGTSTPENDKMEHLSLSTVFGERMKKIPISSNKSMIGHTLSAAGAIEAAFSLMTMREGVIPPTINHDNPDPAIDLDVVPNVKRNADVSLVLSNSFGFGGQNACLVMAREAV
- a CDS encoding beta-ketoacyl-ACP synthase, with amino-acid sequence MSTNDVVITGIGLVSSLGEGADAHWRALSSPGVEPVVNATSFPPYSVHPLPEIDWNLQIPKRSDQRQMELWQRLGTYTAGLALDDAGIKSDKDLMSRTDMIISAGGGERDESVDETILAASETRPDHDMLLNEKLTTDLRPTLFLAQLSNLLAGNISIVHNVTGSSRTFMGEDAAGISALSTAVARIASGQSKITLVGGAFQATYRSMIMGYALGGHLHQDAFAPVWSRSDAKGGGIVPGSGGAFLVLESAEHAKARGARIYGRLATIVAARARRNADDLAASLGKLLDRAAPADGETLVVSAGSGAKLAIEAERKALDARPSLRPRGMATAIGHLQEAQFPFAVALAAMAVERSAAYPALDASEPSFAGAPKAALASMIGYNSGEGVALVTRAD